The nucleotide window GCTTTAGCAAGATCAGACGCTAACTCAGGGGTTAATTGATGACAAATAAGCGATCGCACTCCCGGCCATTGTTGTTGAGCAATGGTTTCAGCGATTCGTACCCCAACCCCATCATCACCCCTTAACGTATTGCCATAACCAATAATTAACACGGGCGTACTGCTAAAATCACTCATAGGACAAAATACGGTTTTCTTCTGTTGCAAAAATGGTTAAACTAAGGATCGATCAAAGACTGATTTATCTTTAAAATTATTTAACTCTATTAATTATGAGTACAAACGTTGCAGCAGTAGTAACGGCAATGACCACTGCCCCAACGATAGCACCTGATAAAACCACTCAGGTGGTTAAAAAGACCTATCCTAACTATAAGGTGATTGTTCTCAATGATGATTTCAATACCTTTCAGCACGTGGCTAATTGTTTAATGAAGTATATACCAGGGATGACCAGCGATCGCGCCTGGGAATTAACCAATCAAGTCCATTATGAGGGACAAGCGACGGTATGGGTGGGGCCACAAGAACAAGCTGAATTATACCATCAGCAA belongs to Gloeothece citriformis PCC 7424 and includes:
- the clpS gene encoding ATP-dependent Clp protease adapter ClpS, coding for MTTAPTIAPDKTTQVVKKTYPNYKVIVLNDDFNTFQHVANCLMKYIPGMTSDRAWELTNQVHYEGQATVWVGPQEQAELYHQQLRREGLTMAPLEAA